The stretch of DNA GCCCTCGCTGACGATATCGGCGCCCGGGAGGAGAAACTCGGGGAGACTCGGGGCGCCGTGCGGAGGGAAACGTTGGAGCAGCTGCGCCAGCTGGAGAAGGATATCGAGGAGGATGCCTGGATGTACGCGAAACCCAGGCACAGCGAGCCTTGAGCGCACCATAGGGACAGTAGAACACCTAGAGCTAGATCCAAAGACCTGAAGATTTGAACCACCTGTCGCGTCCGAGGTTACAATCAGGAGATTGTGCAAGTCTTCTTGCCTCTCTTCTTCCCCTTCTTCCTAGAGGAACCGACGTTGTACTTATTCGACGTCGGTCTCGCGGGCTCCTGCGGCGAGAAGACGCCGCCCACCGCAGAGCCACGGCGGTTGTCAAAGTCAAACTCGCCGTCATCCGACTCGCCACCCCCCTCCAGGAGGCTTGGGTCAACCTCTGCCTCCTCGAGGTTGCGCCTGAGCCTGTCCCACCTGTCCTCCTTACGATGTTCCGATTCCTCAAAGTTCCTTCGCAGGTTGTCCCAACgcttcggcgtcctcgaattcgaacccggcgccgcgttctccttTCCAGACTCGGCAAAGAGAAAATCCGGGAGCATCTTGCCGTCTTTGTCTTCGCCTGGGTACGACTCGTCTTTCCTCGTGGGTTCGAGCTCGTCACCGTACATCTTGTCGTCGAGGTCTTCTTCGTCTTGCAGctccggcgtccgcggcggtgctgtCTTCTTATGAGACACGGGAACGGGTGCGAaggggtccgcggcggaggacttCTTGACAGGTCTCGGCACCGGGCTCGGAGGTTTCGCGTCACCGGGGAGCCTCATGCGAGGAACCATGGGAGTCGCCTTTTTATCGAATTTCTCGGGGGTCGGTCTTAGCTCTTCCATTtcctcggcgggcggcgtcgggtctgGAATCGGAGCCAAGCCAAGCTCCTCTCCGAAGAGGTTGGCTTGCTTGCGAATGTCCGCAAACGTTATTCCCTTGAATGCCTCATCAAACTGCTCCAACTCCTTCAACATTTCTTCTTCCGTCATTTTCTTGGGTGGTTTTCCCTCGCCAtcttcgtcgtcatcgtcgttgGAActgccatcgccgccgaattcgcccctctccgcgcgctcccacGCCTTGAGCTGCTTGCGCATCTGTTTAATCAGCCCATCCTTCTCGGCGATTGCCTGCTCCATCTCTTGTATCGCTGTCTCGCATGCAACCACATCAGCGTGCTTCTCGAGACACTGAGCCTTCCACAACATCATCTCCTGATTACACAGGGGCATGCACTTCTCCAGGAACAGGTTTCTGTCTCCCACCGTCCACAGCTTCACCCGCAGTTCTTGCATGGCTGCCTTGAGACGCCTGGCGCACTCGAAGTCCGTCTCACCCGGGAGATTCTTCTCCTCGGGTGGGGTGGGTGGCCGGGGAGGATAGTAGGGCGTGATGCCGGTGATTCTCGCCGCAACCTCATCCGCTTGAGCGGCGTAGTTCGAGGCGCGAGTATAGGTGTCCTGGTTCTCGTTTCCACCCTGGGGAATTACCTGCAGGGGCTCTCCAAGAGGACCCGTATTTGGGGGCAGGGGCAGGCTACAGGTCCTTGCCCTttcctccgcagcctccaccTCTTCTCTGCATttcgcctccacctcccgTATTGTCGCCTCAGCTCGCTTGACCTTCGCCTCCGCTTCAGCAACAGCCTCGCGACACTCTTCCGCCGCTTTttccgccttggccttgtaCTTTGCCTTGATCTCCTTGGCCTGTGTTTTTatcgcctcctcggccgcTGCCGCACGCTCTTCCGCCGCTTTCAGCTGCTCTTTGAGCTGCTCAGCAACGGCGAGAGCCTTACCCGCGAGATGCGACGTGTCTACGGGCTTCGGTGCGTTCTCCAGGGTCTTCTTCTCCGCAGCGAGTCTCTGCGCAGTGTGCTGAAGCTCTCCACCAAGGTCCACAGCCTTTTCCAGCTTGGCTTCGGCAGCCCTTGCGCGCTTCTCCGCAGCCAAAACGAGCTTTTTCTCGGAtacgagcgccaccgcggcctcTTCCGCCGCACTCATTAGTTCTCTGAGCTTTTGCTCTGCGGCGAGGCGAAGGCTACGCTCGCGTCTTACTGCAGCGGGTGTCATCGGGTCGATCTCCTCATCGCCACTGATGCCTGGCACGGATGGCGTGGATGGATTCGCGATGGCCCTGGCCGCCACACCGCCGTCATCAGGTGATCTTGTGATCGTACCAGGTGTGCCCCAGGCCTTGCCCGGCCCGtgtttcgccgccgccggggtcgccgcTTCCTTTGTCTCCGGCGCTTTTCGGACCCTGGGTTTGTTCTCAGCCTCTGCGGCGTGCTTAGCCGCTGCGGGGCATGCATCCGCAAGGCAGAACATCCTCATCCCGATCTCGTCGAGAACGTGTAGAGGATCCGCGCCGATGTCACCCTTCTTCatcgcggtgacgaccgcggcgagcgggccgagcgcgcggccgctcctcctccactTGCTGTGAAGGTGTCGAATGAGAAGGGCCCTGTCGGCAAAGTCCCCCTCATGCAGGGGCAGGATCTGACgaccaccccgcgcgcgttcaccCCAAGGGTCATCTTCGCCTCTCATCATTGTCACCTCGAGTAGAGGAGCGGCAGGGTTGTTCGAAGCGACTGACGGGGGTGCCCCCatggtgccgccgccgaacctgGCCCGGAAGTTCACGTCAAGTCGCATCTCCACACAACGctcgttcgcctcgtccaccaggGCGAGAAGGTAGACAACGCGTCTCTgaagcgccgcgcgccatcgtcgacgtctctccccacgcgctccaccgccccCTTCGGCCTcgccctccctcgccgtcggcggcgaaggtgcTTCGCTCATCAGCGTCAACGCGACTTCCCTGCGAAGCTCGGCTTGCGCGCTCACCCAATCTGCTCCACGCATCTcgcgaccctcgccgccgctcacggACGCCGGATCGTCGTACCTGAATATCACCCCGCTGTTCAACCCGACGCAGATTCGGTCTCCGTGACTCAGCTCAACGCCGTTGGGCTGGTCAACTTTCTCGCCGTTGACGAAAACCGCAGCCTCGCCCAGGTTTGGCACGACAACCCTCGCAGAGttcctcaccgccgcgccatCCAGCGACCggtcgaggggcgcgacgcgcacgttGACGGTGCAGTGCGATGCTTTAACTCCGAGGCCCCAAACGCGCAGCTCGCATTCGTTCCCGGCGCCAATCCTGGTAGTCCCGGTGCGCAACACGTGCCAGATGCTGCCAGTCAGCGACGGATCCTCGTGGAGCCTCACAAGCCGTGGCATCCAtcgcgtctcgtcgtcgttttgCGACACGTCAACGGTTGGTCGCATGGTGGACACGTCCGCCTTATGGATAGCGCGTTGTTTGTCGTATCCACGCACTTTTGTGTTCCATCGACCCTCAGCGGCTTTCAATCGCTTCTCGCTCAGCTCGAGGTTTGTTCTCGCATTACGCATCTCCTTGCGAATGTCGAGGGGATCCCTTCCGGCAGGTTCGTCCCGTGCAGGCTTGGTCAGAGCGCTTTTTGGCCGTGTGGGACCGAATGCGCCTGCCCCTTGGCGCTGGCCCGCTGCGGACCCCGgcctcgaccccgcgcccccggtcTGTCTCACGCGCGCCAGCGAGAGGTCCTTCTTCAGCGCCTCCAGCACCCGAGCCGACTCCGCAACCTCCCGCTTCAGCGCGGTCACCCTCCTGGCGTCGGGGTCCACGTTAACGATCGTCCTGCATCGAATCAGTcgcatggacgcggcgaagcgaaGGGTGTCGAGGGTCTccgcgtggtcgtcgtcgctcggggACACCGTCGCGACCAGAAACGATCGAGCGTTCCCGCCGAGGGACTCCCTGAACACCCGCGTCAGCGCAGCCTCGTCcctccccgcgtcgtccggcgcgccgccgacgtcgtcgtcgtcatcctccgcggtgatcgCCCTGAtggacgccaccgcctcccCGCTCCTGgccctggcggcgagcgcgtcgacgcacctCCGCAGAGCCGAGGTGGACCTGTTCACCGGCGAGTCCGCCCCGGCTGCGCTTCGCTCggatcccgccgcgtcgacgagcgtgAGCCTGCTcacggcgggcggcgcgtccctcagcgccgcggtcgcgacaCCCGAGGACGATACCGGTGCGCTCGAGGACGATACcggtgcgccgccgcttcccccACGCGGGAACCTGGTGAGGACCAGcctgacgacgacgtgcgacCGGCGCcacgccgaacccgcccgccgacgcgtcgcctccgccaggaACCCCTCGAACTGTTTCCTGGAagcgacggggcgggcggtGAGTCCGTGCACGCTCCCGTCTTTGGCAACCTCCAGGTCGTGATCGCCCCTGTCGTCCTTGTCGCGCTCGGAGCTGACCGGCGCGAGCAggtccctcgcgagctcgcAGTGAATCTCAAACGCGCTCATCTCGACCCGGacctccgcgccggtgccgctgcccccgacgacggcgcccgcgcgctcgcgctcgactcGGGCGAACAGGTCCGCGCCTATCCTCGGGATGAGGCCCGCATCGTGGTCGAAAGCGATGTCGTCGACCCTGCCTCGGTCGTCCCTGCCTCGGTCGTCGCCCCAGAGGGTGTACGTCTTGCCAGTGCCCGTCTGTCCGTACGCCATGACCCCGACGTCGTATCCATCCCACGCCGCTCGCAGGGCGGGCTCGCCTATCGCCGCGTAAACCTCCTCCTGagtctcgtcgagctcccaCGCGTGATCGAAGGTGAAGTCCTCGGAGTtccacgtccgcgcgtcgctgcaCGCCACCCGGTTGCCCCCC from Micromonas commoda chromosome 3, complete sequence encodes:
- a CDS encoding predicted protein, translating into MTTPTIAPVALSFGSTGGVSSVGAPPAKTTGGIAGRDGRAPLDETTMVALADDIGAREEKLGETRGAVRRETLEQLRQLEKDIEEDAWMYAKPRHSEP
- a CDS encoding predicted protein, encoding MTLPRGDGEVVSNTRVAVRVRPMTNIERDLGAGRCLNISGGNRVACSDARTWNSEDFTFDHAWELDETQEEVYAAIGEPALRAAWDGYDVGVMAYGQTGTGKTYTLWGDDRGRDDRGRVDDIAFDHDAGLIPRIGADLFARVERERAGAVVGGSGTGAEVRVEMSAFEIHCELARDLLAPVSSERDKDDRGDHDLEVAKDGSVHGLTARPVASRKQFEGFLAEATRRRAGSAWRRSHVVVRLVLTRFPRGGSGGAPVSSSSAPVSSSGVATAALRDAPPAVSRLTLVDAAGSERSAAGADSPVNRSTSALRRCVDALAARARSGEAVASIRAITAEDDDDDVGGAPDDAGRDEAALTRVFRESLGGNARSFLVATVSPSDDDHAETLDTLRFAASMRLIRCRTIVNVDPDARRVTALKREVAESARVLEALKKDLSLARVRQTGGAGSRPGSAAGQRQGAGAFGPTRPKSALTKPARDEPAGRDPLDIRKEMRNARTNLELSEKRLKAAEGRWNTKVRGYDKQRAIHKADVSTMRPTVDVSQNDDETRWMPRLVRLHEDPSLTGSIWHVLRTGTTRIGAGNECELRVWGLGVKASHCTVNVRVAPLDRSLDGAAVRNSARVVVPNLGEAAVFVNGEKVDQPNGVELSHGDRICVGLNSGVIFRYDDPASVSGGEGREMRGADWVSAQAELRREVALTLMSEAPSPPTAREGEAEGGGGARGERRRRWRAALQRRVVYLLALVDEANERCVEMRLDVNFRARFGGGTMGAPPSVASNNPAAPLLEVTMMRGEDDPWGERARGGRQILPLHEGDFADRALLIRHLHSKWRRSGRALGPLAAVVTAMKKGDIGADPLHVLDEIGMRMFCLADACPAAAKHAAEAENKPRVRKAPETKEAATPAAAKHGPGKAWGTPGTITRSPDDGGVAARAIANPSTPSVPGISGDEEIDPMTPAAVRRERSLRLAAEQKLRELMSAAEEAAVALVSEKKLVLAAEKRARAAEAKLEKAVDLGGELQHTAQRLAAEKKTLENAPKPVDTSHLAGKALAVAEQLKEQLKAAEERAAAAEEAIKTQAKEIKAKYKAKAEKAAEECREAVAEAEAKVKRAEATIREVEAKCREEVEAAEERARTCSLPLPPNTGPLGEPLQVIPQGGNENQDTYTRASNYAAQADEVAARITGITPYYPPRPPTPPEEKNLPGETDFECARRLKAAMQELRVKLWTVGDRNLFLEKCMPLCNQEMMLWKAQCLEKHADVVACETAIQEMEQAIAEKDGLIKQMRKQLKAWERAERGEFGGDGSSNDDDDEDGEGKPPKKMTEEEMLKELEQFDEAFKGITFADIRKQANLFGEELGLAPIPDPTPPAEEMEELRPTPEKFDKKATPMVPRMRLPGDAKPPSPVPRPVKKSSAADPFAPVPVSHKKTAPPRTPELQDEEDLDDKMYGDELEPTRKDESYPGEDKDGKMLPDFLFAESGKENAAPGSNSRTPKRWDNLRRNFEESEHRKEDRWDRLRRNLEEAEVDPSLLEGGGESDDGEFDFDNRRGSAVGGVFSPQEPARPTSNKYNVGSSRKKGKKRGKKTCTIS